The Thermotoga maritima MSB8 region TTCTTCTTACGGCTTGACAGTCTGCGCTGAAAGAGTAGCTGTTTTCAAGGCCGTTTCTGAAGGAGAAAGAGAATTCGTGGCAATAGCGATAGCGTCGGATTCTCCGGATAAGACTGCCCCCTGTGGTGCTTGTAGACAGGTTCTCTACGAATTTTCCGATGATCTGGATGTGATAATGGCGGATAGAGATGGGAACTTCGAGATTGTGAAATTGAAAGATCTTCTACCAAGAGGGTTCAGGCTGGGAGGTGGTGAGTATTAAATCGGGTTTTGTCGCTCTGGCAGGGAAGCCGAATGTGGGGAAATCGACATTCATAAATGCTGTTATGGGAAGAAAAGTAGTGATCGTCTCAGACAAACCTCAAACTACTAGGAACAGGATAAACTGCATCTACACGGACAAAGACAGTCAGATCATATTTGTAGACACTCCCGGTATCCACAAGCCTCTTCACAGGCTTGGAGAGTACATGGTGAAGGCTGCTGTTCAGGCTCTCAAAGGGGTGGATCTTGTACTCTTTATGCTGGACGCGGCGGATGGATTTACGAAGACAGACGAACACGTTGCGAAGATCGTGAACGACTCTGGAACCAAAACTATCATCGCTGTGAACAAGATCGATGTGGCGGGTGAAGAGAAGGCAAAAGCGGTGGGAGAACTCGCAAAAAGTATGGTGGAGAACGTCGTGTCTGTCCATTACATATCCGCTCTGAAGGGTGAAGGTGTCTTCGAAGTTCTAGAGAAGATAAAGGAAGAACTACCGGAAGGGCCACAGTATTACCCCGAAGACATGGTAACGGATCGCCCTCTCTCTTTCATGGCCGCTGAAATCATAAGGGAGAAGATCTTTCATCTCACAAGGCAGGAGGTACCTCATTCCACGGCCGTGGTGATCGAGGAAATAAAAGATAGACCAAATGGTGTCCTCTACATACGGGCAAACATATACGTGGAACGTGATTCTCAGAAGGGAATTCTCATAGGAAAGAACGGCAGCATGATAAAGAAAATTGGAACGCTCGCCCGTGAAGAATTGGAGTTTCTCGTGGGAAGAAAAGTGTATCTCGATCTGAACGTTAAAGTGAAAGAAAAGTGGAGAGAAAAGGACTTCATCATACTTCAAGAAATAGGCTTGAAAGACGACATAAAATGAGGTGAGACTCGATGAGATGTCCCGGATGCGGAGCAGCCATTCAGTTCGATGACCCGAAAAAACCGGGGTACATCCCGCGCGAAGTCTTTGAAAAAAGGCTCGAAGAAGGAAAGGAGATACTCTGTCAGAGATGCTTTCGAATGAAACATTACGGCAAACTGGAACCAGTTGAATTCGACTGGGATTTTAAAAACCAGTTGAAATCGTACCTTGGAGGATTCGATGTAGTGGTCTGGGTAATAGATATTTTCGATTTCGAAGGGACCTACAGAGAAGATATAGCAGAAATTCTGAAGGGGAAGAGGGTTATCTACGTCATAAACAAGATCGATCTCCTGCCCAGAGCGGTTACAGTGAAGGAGATCAAAGAATGGGTGAAGAAAAGAATAAAGACGAAGAACACAGATGATATAAGGATCGTCAGTGCTGAAAAGAATTTCGGCCTGACATCGCTTGTAAAGTATCTTTCACGGTTGACCGACAAAGCACTGGTGGTGGGAGTAACGAACGTAGGAAAATCTTCTCTACTAAACAAGATCTGCACTCATGAAAACACCATAAGTCCCTTTCCAGGGACAACTCTAGGTATTCTCAAAAGAAAGGTAAAAGAAGCGAATCTGTATCTCTACGATACCCCAGGTATCATGACAAGCGATAGGATTCTCGATCTTTTGGATCCTGAGTGTCAAAAGAGAGTTCTGCCAAGAGAAGAACTTTCCAGGAAAACCTTCAAGCCGGATAATGGAAGAACCATCTTCATGGGGGGACTGTGCCGATTCGATATTCATTTTGAAACAGAAAAGAATCCGATCTTTCTGCTTTTCTCCTCTAAAGAAGTAACCTTCCATGAAACGAGGAGGGAAAGAGCAGATGAGCTCATGAGAAACAGACTGGGAGATCTGCTAATTCCTCCATGCTCTAAAACAAAATTTGAAAATTTTAAGTGGAAGAGAGAAACCTTTACGTTGAAAGAAGGAGAAGAACTGGCGGTGGCGGGACTGGGATGGATGAGTGTCCGAAGAGGGCCTTTCACCGTCGAAGTCACGGTCCCGGATAGCGTGAAGCTCGTTGTTAGAGAAGCACTCGTCAATCCCAAACGCTAACCGATCGTGACTCCGCGTTTTTTCGCCAGTTCTTCGAGGACTTTTCTTTCCTCTCTGGAGAGACTCTTTGGTATCTCAACGTGCACGTTCACGATGAGATCTCCGCGCCTTCCATACCTGTTTGGAAGGCCTTTTCCCTTCAACCTGAAGACGGTTTCCGGCTGAGTTCCCGGAGGAATCTTCAACATCGTCGTACCGCCTTCTGGAAGAGGAACTTCAACGGTTGTTCCCAAGATAGCCTGAAGGTAGTCTATTGTGACATCATACACGAGATCTGAACCGGATTTCTTGAATCTGGGATCTGGTTTCACACGGACGATAATTATCAGATCACCGTAAGGTCCACCGTAATATCCCGCATTTCCACCGCCAGTGATTCTAAGATGAGTACCATCTTCCACATTTGGTGGGATTTTCACCGTTCTTCTGACCTTTCTGAGAACTCTGCCGCTTCCACCACACTCGTGGCAGTATTCCCGTGGAATCTTCCCTGTGCCGCCACACCTCTCACAGGTTCTCTCGCTGACGAAGTAACCAAAGAACGATCTTCGTTCTTCTCTGATCCTTCCCGTTCCACCACAACTTGGACAATCCATGTATCCAGCGTTGGGTTCTACGCCAGTTCCGCCACACCTCGGACAGGTTTCGTACCTTTCGTATTCCACGGGTATCTCCGCTCCGTTGATCAAATCGGAGAGAGTTACTTC contains the following coding sequences:
- the era gene encoding GTPase Era, yielding MKSGFVALAGKPNVGKSTFINAVMGRKVVIVSDKPQTTRNRINCIYTDKDSQIIFVDTPGIHKPLHRLGEYMVKAAVQALKGVDLVLFMLDAADGFTKTDEHVAKIVNDSGTKTIIAVNKIDVAGEEKAKAVGELAKSMVENVVSVHYISALKGEGVFEVLEKIKEELPEGPQYYPEDMVTDRPLSFMAAEIIREKIFHLTRQEVPHSTAVVIEEIKDRPNGVLYIRANIYVERDSQKGILIGKNGSMIKKIGTLAREELEFLVGRKVYLDLNVKVKEKWREKDFIILQEIGLKDDIK
- the dnaJ gene encoding molecular chaperone DnaJ, yielding MKKEKKDYYEILGVPRDATQEEIKRAYKRLVKEWHPDRHPENRKEAEQRFKEIQEAYEVLSDPQKRAMYDRFGYVGEQPTYQETESGGFFDDIFRDFENIFNRDIFDVFFGERPHQEERREYARRGEDIRYEIEVTLSDLINGAEIPVEYERYETCPRCGGTGVEPNAGYMDCPSCGGTGRIREERRSFFGYFVSERTCERCGGTGKIPREYCHECGGSGRVLRKVRRTVKIPPNVEDGTHLRITGGGNAGYYGGPYGDLIIIVRVKPDPRFKKSGSDLVYDVTIDYLQAILGTTVEVPLPEGGTTMLKIPPGTQPETVFRLKGKGLPNRYGRRGDLIVNVHVEIPKSLSREERKVLEELAKKRGVTIG
- the cdd gene encoding cytidine deaminase — translated: MVNPEKLVKMALEARKKAYAKYSGFRVGAALLTKSGKIYTGVNVENSSYGLTVCAERVAVFKAVSEGEREFVAIAIASDSPDKTAPCGACRQVLYEFSDDLDVIMADRDGNFEIVKLKDLLPRGFRLGGGEY
- the yqeH gene encoding ribosome biogenesis GTPase YqeH: MRCPGCGAAIQFDDPKKPGYIPREVFEKRLEEGKEILCQRCFRMKHYGKLEPVEFDWDFKNQLKSYLGGFDVVVWVIDIFDFEGTYREDIAEILKGKRVIYVINKIDLLPRAVTVKEIKEWVKKRIKTKNTDDIRIVSAEKNFGLTSLVKYLSRLTDKALVVGVTNVGKSSLLNKICTHENTISPFPGTTLGILKRKVKEANLYLYDTPGIMTSDRILDLLDPECQKRVLPREELSRKTFKPDNGRTIFMGGLCRFDIHFETEKNPIFLLFSSKEVTFHETRRERADELMRNRLGDLLIPPCSKTKFENFKWKRETFTLKEGEELAVAGLGWMSVRRGPFTVEVTVPDSVKLVVREALVNPKR